CTTGATTACCTTGGTCTCTTCCTCGTTGTAACCAGTGACAGGGTCGATGGCCGTATTGTGACTGAACAGGTTGAAGGCGTAGGGATGCGGCATGATCTTCTGCTCGAAGGGCTGACCGTCCAGATACGCGCGCGTCGAGTCCAGCAGCTCCTTCATCGCCTCCGCTCCAGCGCCCGAGGCCGCCTGATAAGTGGTGATGATCAGCCGCTTGATGCGGTTCTTCTGATGAATGGGCCACAGCGGCGTGATGCCGATGATGGTCGAGCAGTTGGGATTGGCGATGATTCCTTTATGCGTGGTGATGGTCTCCGGATTGATCTCCGGGATGATTAATGGAACATTGGGGTCCATGCGAAACGCCGAAGAGTTGTCGATCACCACAGCGCCCCGCGCCACGGCCTTGGGCCCGAACTCGCGCGAAATCTTCCCGCCCGCGCTGAAAAAGGCGATGTCAACGCCGTTAAAGCTCTCCTCTTTCAACTCGGTGACGGTGTGCTGCTGCCCGCGAAACATCATCTGCTTGCCGGCCGAACGCGCCGAGGCCAACAGGCGCAGCTCCTTCACCGGGAAGTTGCGGTGCTCAAAACATTTCAGGAATTCGACGCCCACGGCGCCTGTGG
The Acidobacteriota bacterium genome window above contains:
- a CDS encoding aspartate-semialdehyde dehydrogenase — encoded protein: MNHNPVVAVVGATGAVGVEFLKCFEHRNFPVKELRLLASARSAGKQMMFRGQQHTVTELKEESFNGVDIAFFSAGGKISREFGPKAVARGAVVIDNSSAFRMDPNVPLIIPEINPETITTHKGIIANPNCSTIIGITPLWPIHQKNRIKRLIITTYQAASGAGAEAMKELLDSTRAYLDGQPFEQKIMPHPYAFNLFSHNTAIDPVTGYNEEETKVIKETAKIWNDSQVRVSATCVRVPVLRAHSESLIFECERPITPEEVTEILKTAPGVKLVDNAKENYFPMPRDASGIEEILVGRIRRDTSDPSGHSIALFVAGDQLLKGAALNAVQIGEELLKRS